The following coding sequences are from one Mustela lutreola isolate mMusLut2 chromosome 5, mMusLut2.pri, whole genome shotgun sequence window:
- the ANXA2R gene encoding LOW QUALITY PROTEIN: annexin-2 receptor (The sequence of the model RefSeq protein was modified relative to this genomic sequence to represent the inferred CDS: inserted 9 bases in 7 codons; deleted 7 bases in 5 codons; substituted 5 bases at 5 genomic stop codons) — MEQSLPRCVRQAWDSAEHMPGPRTLPALSPEDCGPWPLPLYPKLGQLSGDDEDFNQELLCKPCGLLSPHCPRHRPRSRSLGSKDRNLQPRSQSPTTRSPEEPGGRALRRPPPQPFPGLPEDSSERRLPTVQRSRPRLSNAAWVKSHPLWPGSLAIAAAAAAAAARRERREPPRFLCEHSDQARERERPVPVPPRGPSVAWFAVHGAGPGVSRAYTDAQATGTWQAVRLARSLDFQEIQHAGSQRPQELHQLRGLGGSVLGLRLGEPPGIYALLLRTTLVARALLTVIALGGLEECQGGVANRLGKTSELSFAATPEPPGQRGVKEGCARVGARTQSRGECLQPPNQCLGPAFCGGLQSGPWSTRTREADPEEEPVSTGRSGHQGANCGAADLGDKEKRVTVISLQEVPLQTSNFAHVISQNVAKSYLLNVHLECHYTLTPYIHPHPKDYIGIFKVGGGTACDYYTILWSPKPEGLTVNCVLAFQGYYLPKDXGEFHQFCYITHKGEIHGRNTPFQFPASPVEELLAMEDEGNSDILVVTXKAGLPELKTEKTVKEKELLKLIVVLEKXTPQLXEXVGSMERELNHQKDRHDQLQAQQKGLMEESQXLKMENEEFKKRYNDATSKALQLEEDTVGSTNXATQAPHELDSLKDNLRKAQYEREKLXCQLQMEKNEKELYKIRLKNTEIENTKLVSTVQTLKNLDGNKDSMITQGHLPGLVGEVFFCLAEKEICKGLSLFTLSSKEDTPPPPSFFLSFEEQVHKQRNRFRQEVTFLAKELSDAVVVQDKTMADLHIAHLRKKADAMAELKLNAVEGKRWVAGKTGELRREVDDLKLCLQMVTDHYKGKKKINRECQRLQNQVNKXQSTKSNSVFTRKTGNQQKGNDASIKTDPARAGCTQDEIKPPPSAAKIDPDNVTEGYVCEVTKETADKTEKYNRGKGLLQDEKTKFNRCAEEXANTELKRKEQLKTAGNVTPALAEVETYKTKIHGLTAHLKNFSVEKELRRSLANQAERKMEGQNSQSPQISXPCSEQNGHVAAVPNTQLVLQSGDAHGTQETRDGDGAXKIQRPPVRVPSWGLEDRFTCCQPAGSVSGPDGLVDPEDSKEVENMPTAPHPPSQHLHGHRTDVCCDPCSAIHKKCPLCELIFLLNYDFG, encoded by the exons ATGGAGCAGAGCCTCCCGCGCTGCGTGCGGCAGGCCTGGGATTCGGCGGAGCACATGCCGGGACCCCGCACGCTGCCAGCCTTGAGCCCGGAGGACTGCGGGCCGTGGCCCCTGCCTCTCTACCCTAAGCTCGGCCAACTCTCTGGGGACGACGAGGACTTCAACCAGGAGCTGCTTTGTAAACCCTGCGGGCTGCTCAGCCCACACTGCCCGAGACACCGTCCCAGAAGCAGATCACTCGGTAGCAAGGACCGGAACCTCCAGCCCCGATCTCAAAGCCCCACGACCCGCTCGCCGGAGGAGCCTGGAGGGAGAGCCCTGCGCCGGCCGCCACCGCAGCCGTTTCCGGGGCTGCCAGAAGACTCTTCGGAGCGTCGCCTTCCTACAGTCCAGAGGAGCCGCCCTCGCCTTTCAAACGCTGCGTGGGTTAAGTCCCACCCGCTGTGGCCTGGGTCCTTGGCCAtcgctgctgctgccgccgccgccgccgcccgccgggaGCGCCGGGAGCCCCCGAGATTCCTCTGCGAGCATTCA GACCAGGCGCGGGAGCGGGAGAGGCCTGTGCCGGTCCCCCCGCGGGGACCCTCCGTCGCCTGGTTTGCGGTGCACGGGGCGGGTCCTGGGGTCTCCCGTGCGTACACGGATGCCCAGGCGACTGGGACGTGGCAGGCTGTCAGACTCGCTCGCTCGCTGGACTTCCAGGAGATCCAGCACGCCGGCAGCCAGCGGCCCCAAGAACTCCACCAGCTCCGTGGCCTTGGCGGTTCTGTGCTCGGATTGCGTCTCGGGGAGCCTCCTGGCATCTACGCGTTGCTTCTGCGCAC AACCCTGGTTGCCCGCGCGCTCCTCACTGTGATCGCCCTGGGCGGCTTGGAGGAGTGCCAGGGCGGTGTGGCCAACAGACTTGGGAAAACCAGCGAATTGTCCTTTGCA GCGACCCCAGAGCCGCCAGGTCAGCGGGGCGTGAAGGAGGGCTGCGCTCGGGTGGGGGCGCGGACCCAGTCGCGGGGCGAATGTCTGCAGCCTCCCAACCAGTGTCTAGGTCCTGCATTCTGTGGGGGCCTCCAGTCAGGCCCGTGGTCCACGCGGACTCGGGAGGCTGACCCCGAGGAGGAACCTGTGAGCACCGGGCGGAGCGGTCACCAAGGGGCCAATTGCGGAGCAGCAGATTTGGGGGACAAGGAGAAAA GAGTCACAGTAATATCCCTTCAAGAAGTCCCCTTGCAGACTTCCAACTTTGCCCATGTCATCTCTCAAAATGTGGCCAAGAGCTATCTTCTGAATGTACACCTGGAATGTCATTATACCTTAACTCCAT atatCCATCCACATCCAAAAGATTATATTGGTATATTCAAGGTTGGAGGGGGTACTGCTTGTGATTATTACACAATTTTATGGTCTCCCAAGCCTGAAGGATTAACAGTTAATTGTGTATTAGCATTTCAAGGATATTACCTTCCAAAAG ATGGAGAATTTCATCAGTTCTGTTATATTACCCATAAGGGTGAAATTCATGGAAGAAATACACCTTTCCAGTTTCCAGCTTCTCCAGTTGAAGAGTTACTTGCTATGGAAGATGAAGGAAATTCCGACATATTGGTGGTAA AAAAAGCTGGCCTTCCTGagttgaaaactgaaaaaactgtgaaagaaaaagaactattaaAGTTAATTGTTGTTCTGGAAA GAACACCACAACTTTGAGAATAAGTTGGAAGCATGGAAAGAGAACTTAACCATCAGAAAGACAGACATGACCAACTGCAAGCACAGCAGAAAGGTCTCATGGAAGAATCac aattaaaaatggaaaatgaagaatttaagaaGAGATACAATGATGCTACATCCAAAGCTCTCCAGCTTGAGGAAGATACTGT gggctcaaccaactgagccacacaggcaccccatgaatTAGACAGTTTAAAGGACAACCTCAGGAAGGCacaatatgaaagagaaaaact atgCCAGTTAcagatggaaaagaatgaaaaggaactTTATAAGATACGTTTGAAGAATACCGAAATC GAAAATACCAAGCTAGTGTCAACGGTCCAGACTTTAAAGAATTTAGATGGGAACAAAGACAGCATGATTACtcaggggcacctgcctggcttagTAGGGGAAGTGTTT TTCTGTTTGGCTGAAAAGGAAATCTGCAAAGGACTTTCTTTGTTTACACTCTCAAGCAAGGAagatactcccccccccccctct ttctttctttctttcgaggAGCAAGTTCATAAGCAGAGGAACAGGTTCAGGCAAGAAGTTACCTTTCTGGCCAAAGAACTTAGTGATGCTGTAGTTGTGCAAGATAAAACAATGGCAGATCTCCACATTGCACACTTGAGAAAAAAAGCGGATGCAATGGCAGAACTTAAACTGAATGCTGTGGAGGGAAAAAGGTGGGTGGCGGGAAAGACTGGTGAACTGAGAAGAGAAGTTGATGATTTGAAACTTTGTCTTCAAATGGTAACAGAtcattacaaaggaaaaaaaaaaataaatcga GAATGCCAGAGGCTCCAAAATCAAGTAAATAA CCAATCAACCAAGAGCAACAGTGTCTTCACAAGGAAAACTGGGAATCAGCAAAAA GGGAATGATGCCTCCATAAAGACGGACCCAGCTCGTGCTGGCTGTACTCAAGATGAGATA AAGCCGCCACCTTCCGCAGCCAAGATAGATCCTGACAATGTAACAGAGGGGTATGTCTGTGAAGTGACCAAAGAAACTgctgacaaaacagaaaagtatAATAGAGGTAAAGGCCTCTTGCaggatgagaaaacaaaattcaatagATGTGCGGAAG CTGCAAACACCGAGCTGAAACGGAAGGAGCAACTGAAGACTGCTGGAAATGTAACACCAGCGCTAGCTGAAGTGGAAACTTACAAGACAAAGATACATGGTCTAACTGCACATTTGAAAAACTTCTCCGTGGAGAAGGAGCTTAGAAGGAGTCTAGCAAAtcaagcagaaaggaaaatggaaggtCAGAATTCCCAGAGTCCTCAGATCTCATAGCCCTGCTCTGAGCAAAATGGTCATGTGGCCGCAGTGCCCAACACCCAGCTGGTCCTGCAGTCTGGTGATGCTCATGGGACACAGGAAACCAGAGATGGAGATGGAGCCTAGAAAATCCAAAGGCCACCTGTGAGAGTACCTTCTTGGGGACTGGAAGATCGTTTTACCTGCTGCCAGCCTGCTGGCAGCGTTAGTGGGCCTGATGGTTTAGTAGACCCTGAGGATAGTAAAGAAGTTGAGAATAtgcccactgctccccatcctccAAGTCAGCATTTACATGGGCACAGAACAGATGTGTGTTGTGATCCCTGCTCTGCCATTCACAAGAAGTGTCCCCTCTGTGAGTTAATATTCCTTCTCAACTATGATTTTGGCTAG